One Natator depressus isolate rNatDep1 chromosome 3, rNatDep2.hap1, whole genome shotgun sequence DNA segment encodes these proteins:
- the LOC141984510 gene encoding uncharacterized protein LOC141984510, which yields MQSSSAEVTMMESQNRKRAPAWTEREVWDLIAVWGEESVLSELRFSFRNAKTFVKISQGMKDRGHNRDPKQCHMKLKELRQAYQKTREANGRSGSEPQTCRFYDELHAILGGSATTTPAVLFDSFNGDGGNTEAGFGDEEDSSQQASGETGFPDSQELFLTLDLEPVPPEPTQGRLLDPAGGEGTSAACVSMITGSSPSQRLVKIRKKKKRTRDEMFSELMLSSHTDRAQTNAWRQIMSDCRKAQNDQEERWRAEESKWRAEERAEARMWRQRDERRQDSMLRLLEDQASMLQCMVELQQRQLEHRLPLQPLCNQPPSSPSSIASTPRRPRTRWGGLRPTSHSTTEDCPKKRRLSFNKF from the exons atgcagagctcatcagcagaggtgaccatgatggagtctcagaatcgcaaaagagctccagcatggaccgaacgggaggtatgggatctgatcgctgtatggggagaggaatccgtgctatcagaactccgtttcagttttcgaaatgccaaaacctttgtcaaaatctcccagggcatgaaggacagaggccataacagggacccgaagcagtgccacatgaaactgaaggagctgaggcaagcctaccagaaaaccagagaggcgaacggccgctccgggtcagagccccaaacatgccgcttctatgatgagctgcatgccattttagggggttcagccaccactaccccagccgtgttgtttgactccttcaatggagatggaggcaatacagaagcaggttttggggacgaagaagatagctcacagcaagcaagcggagaaaccggttttcccgacagccaggaactgtttctcaccctggacctggagccagtaccccctgaacccacccaaggccgcctcctggacccagcaggcggagaagggacctccg ctgcatgtgtttcaatgatcacaggatcttctccttcccagaggctagtgaagattagaaagaaaaaaaaacgcactcgagatgaaatgttctccgagctcatgctgtcctcccacactgacagagcacagacgaatgcgtggaggcaaataatgtcagactgcaggaaagcacaaaatgaccaggaggagaggtggcgggctgaagagagtaagtggcgggctgaagagagggctgaagctcgaatgtggcggcagcgtgatgagaggaggcaggattcaatgctgaggctgctggaggaccaagccagtatgctccagtgtatggttgagctgcagcaaaggcagctggagcacagactgccactacagcccctgtgtaaccaaccgccctcctccccaagttccatagcctccacacccagacgcccaagaacgcggtgggggggcctccggccaaccagccactccaccacagaggattgcccaaaaaaaagaaggctgtcattcaataaattttaa